The following nucleotide sequence is from Metamycoplasma phocicerebrale.
TAGAATAATGTATCCTAGTTATATTAGCAGATCATATTGAAATCCAAAAATGAACATATATGAATTTTTAAAAAACAATCAACAAACAAAAACAAAATAATTAATATTTAAATAAATTTTTAAGGAAAAAAATAATGAATAAAACAAAAAGTGAATTAGCTAGTAATGAAATAGCTAAAAGCAAGTTAACTCAAAGTGATATTCATAGTTTTTCAAAAGAACGTTATCAAGCTAAAAAAAATATACCAGCTATAGAAGTAGAAAATTTAGTTATAGACTTTGGTGAAACTTTAGCTGTTGATAAAGCTTCTTTTGTTATTAAAAAAGGAGAATTAGTAACTTTACTAGGCCCTTCAGGTTCTGGTAAAACTACGACTCTTAATGCTATTTCGGGATTGTTACGCCCAACAAGTGGAAAAATATTTTTTTCAGGAGTTGATGTAACTAAATTTTCTCCTCAGCAAAGAGAGCTAGGTTTAGTTTTTCAAAACTATGCCTTATATCCTCATATGACAGTGTATGAAAACATTGCTTTTCCATTAATGAATGATAAACACTGAAAAGAAGAAACTATCGAAAAAACAAAATTAGCTCAACAAAAAATATTTGAATTAATTTTTGAACATTTTGGGGTATCTAAAGAAAAAATAGAAGATACAAGAACAAAATTGTATCATAACATCGATAATCCAAAAGAAACAAGAGTTTATTTAACTCAATTAACAACAGAATTTAATGATTTTATAGAAGAAGAAGTAAATAATTTAAATTTCTTATTAACAAAGAAAACAGGTCTTCTTTCTTCTTTAACAAAAAAAGTTTTAAAAGATATTGAAGAAGCTAAAAAAGATTATAAGGAAAAAATAGCAAAGATAGATTTAAACTTAAAGGATAAAATTCGAGAAGAAAAGTTAAAATTTAGCCAAAAGACTGAAAAATTAGTTAAAGAATATGAATCAAAATATTATGAAACAAAAAAAGAATATTTAGAAAAAATTGAACAGGCTAAACAAGAATTAAAAACTAAAAAACAACAACAAAAAACTCATCCTTTAGTTCAAGAAATAAAAAACGTTAAAATTCGTTTAAAAACTATTGATAAAGATACAGATATTGTTTATAAGCAATCAGTTTTAGAAATTTTAAATTCTATTATGGAAGCTCAAAAAATCCAAAAAACTAATAATACTGTTAGAAACTTAAATCTTTTAATCGCAACTCTTCCAAAAGATTTGCAAGATAAAATTAAAGTTATAGGTAAAGATGTTTTAACAATTGAAGAAGCTATAGTTAGAGATGTTTTAGATGTTGCACAAAGAGTTGAAATTACTAAAAATCTTGGTAAAAGACCAACCCAATTATCTGGAGGGCAACAACAACGTGTTGCTATTGCTAGAGCAATTGTTAAGAAACCTAAGATTTTATTATTAGATGAACCTTTATCTAATCTTGATGCTAAATTGCGTATATCAACAAGAAAATGAATACGTTCAATTCAACAAGAATTAGGCATAACAACTGTCTTTGTTACACATGATCAAGAAGAAGCTATGTCTATTAGCGATAAGATTATTTGTATGTCAACGGCTAAAGTTCAACAAATTGGTGCACCTATGGATTTATATTTAAAACCTAAAAACGAATTTGTAGCAAGATTCTTAGGAATGCCAGAAATGACTGTTTTTGAAGCTGATGTTAAGGATGGCTATATTTATTATGACAATAAAAAATTAACTAAAGTTCCAGAAACATATAATAAAAACAAAATAGATCTAGGCTTCCGTGGTGAATCATTAGTCGAAGATGAAAAAGGTGTTATTGTCGGAGATATTAGATTAGTAGAATATTTAGGTAAAGAAATTCAAGCCCAAATTTTTATTAAAGAAATTAATAAAATTGCTAATGTTTTTTTGACAAATAAAACAAAATATGAAATAGGAGAAATAGTTAAATTATCTATTAAAAGAGAAGATTTATACCATATGTTTGATGTTGATACTAAGGAAAGAGTTTAATGAAAACATATTTTTGAAAAAAATATAGAATTAAAAAAACAGGTCAAGCATTAAGTGTTCTTAACACTAGAACACCTTTCTGAAAACCATTTTTATTATTTCTACCCTCTTTATTAGCTTTATTATTTATGGTTATAATTCCATTTATATTTGTTATTATTGGTTCGTTTAGAGCTCCTACAACTTTTACTCGCTTTGGATGATCTTTTGATAATTATTTTAGAGATGGAAGTAGTGAAGTTGGTATATTTTACGACCCAAAATTTTTAACATCAATGTCAAATTCTTTAATATATGCAATTTTTGCTTTGCCTTTAGGATTAGGAACATCTTTATTAATTAGTTCAGCAATTACAATGATTGTAAAAAAATGGGCACGTGGTTTTTGACAAACAGTATTTTTTCTTCCATATATGACAGGAGCTGTTGCAATTTCTTTAACATTTAGTGCCTTATTTGGTAAAGCATCAGAAGGAGCTATTTTTCCAATGCTTTATGGGACAGGAAACAGTTGAAACCCATTCTTTGTTATACTAATTCGTGGTATATGAGGAGGTTTAGCATTTCAGGTTTTAATTTTGACAACAGCTATGCTTTCAGTTAACCCCGATTTATACAAATCATCTGCCATTGATGGCGCATCATCAATAAAACAATTTTTTAAAATTACTTTACCATCAATTCGTAGAACAATTTCATTTTTATTTACTATAGGAATAATAAATGGTATTAAGGTTTTTCCATTAGCTTTATACAATAATGATCCTAGTACAGCAATAGCAGAAAATGCAGGAACATTATTAATTTATATTTTTCATAGTATAAAATTTGCAACCAATGGTTTTGGAAGGTCTATGGCTGCATCTGTATTTCTATTTATATTAGGTGTAACAATTTCTTTTTCATTAAAGAAAGCTGTTTCATTAGCTTATAGATTATATATTCATTTAGGAGAAAAAAATGTTGCTAACAAGATTAAAAATCAGGCGCAAAAGAGAATTATCAGTTTTAAAATCTAAACAAGAGATGATGTCAAAACCTTTTTCAACCACAGAAACGGTTGGTAGAGTTTTTGAATGAGTTTTTAAAATTTTAATTCTAACATTTTTCAGTATATTAATAATCCTTCCATTTTATTTTATGTTTGAACAATCACTAGTTGATGCTAGATTTTATTCAGGGCAAACAGGAAATCAAATAGCTTGATGGCCATTTAACTATAAAGATTATGAAAATAATGGTAAAACTTTTTCAATATTTTTAAGAACTAGTTTGCATTTTGAAAACTTTAAAAGTGCTTTTGAAGCAGGGTATTTCCAAGCTTTAATATTTACAGCTGGATATACAAGTATTTCAGTTATGGTTCGTTTATTCTTTTCAATTACTTTGGGTTATGCATTATCACTAAGAAATTGAAGAGGAAGACATGCTTTTTTCAGTTTCTTATTATCGTTAATGGTTATTCCTGAAATAACACTTATATCACTACAATATACATTAGTATCAAAAGCTAATTGAATTGGTGATAATAGTCCTTACAAGATAGTGGCAATGATAGTACCATTCGCAACATCTATATTTCAAGCCTATATGTATAAAAATGCTTTTGAAGCAATTCCTAATTCTGTTAAAGAATCAGCAATGCTTGATGGAGCGAATGGCTTTAAATATTTCTTTAACATAGCTTTACCTATGGTTAAAGCAACAACATGAACAGTTATTATATTAACAACTTTGGCTTCATGAAATTCATATACATGACCAGCAATATTATGAACTTCTGCACCTGGAAAAACAGCGGGTTATTGAGCTCCAATGAACTTATGATTATTTACTACTGGTAAATTTGAAGTAAATCCAGGCGAAATACAAGTTGTTTTATCAATTAGAATGGCTTCATCATTAATAGCCATAACACCTATGATAATAGTATACTTTATACTAAGAAGAAGAATTATGAATGCAATTTCTAGACAAGGAAATGCAACAAAAGGATAGAATATGGAAAATAAAGATTTTAGTTTATTAATAGCAAAAACAAAACAAAAGAGAATTGCAAAAAGAGTTTTGAGTATAATTGGAATTTCTTTGGTTGCTATAGTAGGTTTAGTAATGTTAGCCTTTATTATCTATGGTTTAATTGTAGGTGTATATAATATATTCTCACAAGATGTTTTACGTTTATTTAGATAAAATGAAGTTTATATTTTATCAAAAAAAGGCGGTTTTTATTAACTAGCCTTTTTTAATTTTGACTTTTTTTAAGAAATTTAATATAAAATATTAAATTATGAAATTTTTTAAATTTAAATCAACTGAAATGCGAATAGCAGAGCACACTCTAAAAAAAATAAATCAATTAGAAGATAGTATAAAACTATTAAGCGATGATGAACTTA
It contains:
- a CDS encoding carbohydrate ABC transporter permease, encoding MKTYFWKKYRIKKTGQALSVLNTRTPFWKPFLLFLPSLLALLFMVIIPFIFVIIGSFRAPTTFTRFGWSFDNYFRDGSSEVGIFYDPKFLTSMSNSLIYAIFALPLGLGTSLLISSAITMIVKKWARGFWQTVFFLPYMTGAVAISLTFSALFGKASEGAIFPMLYGTGNSWNPFFVILIRGIWGGLAFQVLILTTAMLSVNPDLYKSSAIDGASSIKQFFKITLPSIRRTISFLFTIGIINGIKVFPLALYNNDPSTAIAENAGTLLIYIFHSIKFATNGFGRSMAASVFLFILGVTISFSLKKAVSLAYRLYIHLGEKNVANKIKNQAQKRIISFKI
- a CDS encoding ATP-binding cassette domain-containing protein, coding for MNKTKSELASNEIAKSKLTQSDIHSFSKERYQAKKNIPAIEVENLVIDFGETLAVDKASFVIKKGELVTLLGPSGSGKTTTLNAISGLLRPTSGKIFFSGVDVTKFSPQQRELGLVFQNYALYPHMTVYENIAFPLMNDKHWKEETIEKTKLAQQKIFELIFEHFGVSKEKIEDTRTKLYHNIDNPKETRVYLTQLTTEFNDFIEEEVNNLNFLLTKKTGLLSSLTKKVLKDIEEAKKDYKEKIAKIDLNLKDKIREEKLKFSQKTEKLVKEYESKYYETKKEYLEKIEQAKQELKTKKQQQKTHPLVQEIKNVKIRLKTIDKDTDIVYKQSVLEILNSIMEAQKIQKTNNTVRNLNLLIATLPKDLQDKIKVIGKDVLTIEEAIVRDVLDVAQRVEITKNLGKRPTQLSGGQQQRVAIARAIVKKPKILLLDEPLSNLDAKLRISTRKWIRSIQQELGITTVFVTHDQEEAMSISDKIICMSTAKVQQIGAPMDLYLKPKNEFVARFLGMPEMTVFEADVKDGYIYYDNKKLTKVPETYNKNKIDLGFRGESLVEDEKGVIVGDIRLVEYLGKEIQAQIFIKEINKIANVFLTNKTKYEIGEIVKLSIKREDLYHMFDVDTKERV
- a CDS encoding carbohydrate ABC transporter permease produces the protein MLLTRLKIRRKRELSVLKSKQEMMSKPFSTTETVGRVFEWVFKILILTFFSILIILPFYFMFEQSLVDARFYSGQTGNQIAWWPFNYKDYENNGKTFSIFLRTSLHFENFKSAFEAGYFQALIFTAGYTSISVMVRLFFSITLGYALSLRNWRGRHAFFSFLLSLMVIPEITLISLQYTLVSKANWIGDNSPYKIVAMIVPFATSIFQAYMYKNAFEAIPNSVKESAMLDGANGFKYFFNIALPMVKATTWTVIILTTLASWNSYTWPAILWTSAPGKTAGYWAPMNLWLFTTGKFEVNPGEIQVVLSIRMASSLIAITPMIIVYFILRRRIMNAISRQGNATKG